The DNA sequence AGCCGCCGGTAAATTCGGAGAGGCGCTTGGCGAGGGGCACGCCGACGATCGGGAGGGCGATGGTGACCATCGCGATGGCAAGGCCGCCCAGGCGGGCGGCGGCAAGGGCCACCAGCAGCCCCACCACGCCGGCAACGGCGCAGGCGGCGGCGAACACCAGCAGGATGTTCCAGCCATGGTTGACGCCGTACGCGGTGACATAGGCGCCCAACCCCACGAAGAAGATCTGCCCGAGGTTGACCTGGCCTGTGTAGCCCATGACGATGTTCAGCCCGAGCACCGCCACCGCATAGACGCCGATACGGACCAGCGTCTGGTTCGCAAAGGCCGGCAGGGCCAGCGGGGCCACGATCAGCACCACGGCCACGACGGCGGCGAGGACAATCCGGACCCAAGGCCTGCGGGCGGTGGCGGCAACGGCGTTCATCAGACCCTCACCACGACCTTTCTGCCGAACAGGCCCTGGGGACGAACGATGAGGATGACGAAGATCAGCGCGAAGGGCACGGCGATTTTGAGGTCGTGGCCAATGAGGGGAACGTAGACGGCCACCAGGTTTTCCAGGACACCGATGGCCGATGCCGCCACCACGCAGCCGATGGGGCTGGTCAGGCCGCCGAGGATCACGGCTGCGAGCGCGTAGACCAGTGCGGTGTCCAGCATGCCGGGCGTGAGGGTCAGCTGCGGAGCCACCAGGACGCCGGCAATCGCCCCCAGGGTGGCGGCAAGTCCCCATCCCACCATGAGCAGGCGGCCCACCGGCAAGCCGGAAAAAGCGGCCGACGCCGGGTTGTCGGCAACGGCGCGAAGGGCCAGTCCCAGCTTGGTGCGCAGGAAGAGCAGCTGCAGGACCACCATGATCACCACGATGGTCACGGCGGTGGCAAGGGACCTGACGCTCACCACGGCCCCCAGGATTTCAACGCTGGTCAGCGGGAAAAGCGACGGGAAGCCCAGGTTGTTGTAGCCCCAAAGGACCGCGCAGATGCCGGTGACCAGGGTGAGCAGGCCGATGGTCACCACCACTGCGGTGTCCGGATCCCCCCGTTCAAACCGCCGGATCAGGAAGCGTTCCACCAGTGCGCCGAAGAGGAAGGACAGGACAATGGCAATGATGACGGCCAGGATGAGCGGCAGGCCGAGCTGCACGAAAACGTAGGCGATGTAGGCGGACAGCACGGCCATGCCGCCCTGCGCGAAGTTGATCAGGCCGGTGGCCTGGTTCACCAGCACGATGGCCAGGGCCAGGGCGGCGTAGATGGAGCCGGTGGCCAGGCCGTCGACGACGAGTTGGATGAAGGTTCCCATACGCTCAGCCCCCCAGGTAGGCGCGGCGGATTTCGTCCATGCCCTTGAGTTCGGCCGAGGTTCCGGTGAGGACGTTCCGGCCCGTTTCCAGGACGGTAGCGGTGTCCACCAAGGAGAATGCGAGGTTCGCATTCTGTTCCACCACCAGCATGGCGATCCCGGATTCGAGCCGCAGCCGCCGGATGGCCTGGTAGACGGTCTTGGCGGTACTGGGCGCCAGCCCCAGCGAGGCTTCATCCAGGAGCAGCAGTTTGGGTTTGGCCATGAAGGCGCGGCCCACCGCGAGCATTTGTTGTTCGCCGCCCGAGAGTGCCGCTGCCCGCGAGCCAACCCTGTCCTGCAGTTGCGGGAACAGGTCCAGGCAGTAGTCAATGTCGCCGGCGATGGCCTTCCGGTCCTTGCGCAGGTAGGAGCCCACCATCAGGTTCTCGCGCACGCTCAGCTGGCCCAGGGTGCCCCGGCCCTCGGGTACGTGGGCTATGCCCAGCGCGGCCACCTGGTCCGGCCGCAGGCCCCGGATGTCCCGGCCATCGAACCTGATCCGTCCACCGGTCCTGACGTTGCCGCTGATGGCACGGAGCGTGGTGGTCTTGCCCGCCCCGTTCGCACCCAGGATGCCCACGGACCCGCCGTCCGGCACGCTGAGCGAGACCCCGTCCAGGACCTGCACGGGGCCGTAGGACGCTGTCACGTCCGTGAGTTCAAGCAGCGTCATCAGCGGCGTCCTTCCCAATGTAGGCCTCGATGACGCGCGGATCGGACTGGGCCTCCGCCGCAGTTCCCGACATCAGCTTCCGTCCGTGGTCCAGGACCACCACCTGGTCCGTGAGCGCGGAGATGAGTCCCATGTGGTGCTCCACGATGATGATGGTGACGTCCTGCTCGGCGCGGAGGCGCTTCACGGTGGCGATGAGTTGTTCAACTTCCCCGTGGGAGAGCCCGGCTGCCGGCTCGTCGAGAAGAAGCAGTGCGGGCCTGGAAAGAAGGGCCCGCCACAGCTCGATGCCTTTATGGAGCCCGTGGGATAGTTCGTCGGCAGGCACATCCGCCGCCCAGCCCAGCCCGGCCTTGGCGAGGAGTTCGAGCGCCTCGCTGCGGACGGCGCGCTCGGCCCGGACGGTGTAGGGCATCCTGAGCGCCCACGAGACCGGGCCGCCGGGCAGCCGCGTGTGCCCTCCGAGGAGCACGTTCTGCAGAACTGTGGCGTTCAGCTGCAGTGCCGGATGCTGGAAGGTGCGTGCAAGTCCAAGGCGGGCCATCCGGGACGGGGCGCTCCCGGAAACCTCGGTCCCGTCGATGGAAATCGAACCGGAGCTTGGCCGGTAATGGCCGCTGATGCAGTTGAACAGGGAGGTCTTGCCGGCACCGTTCGGGCCCACCAGGCCAAAGATCACGCCGGGCTCGACGTCGAAACTGACGTCCTGCAGCACCTTGACCCCGCCGAAGTGCAGGCTGACGTCCTTGAGGCTCAGGCTCGCGGCCACCCTGTACCTTCCTGTCGCATCATCGCTAGGAATGGGTGCAGTCGATCACCACTGCACGAAACCGACGGTACGGATCGCGGACGAAATTGTCAACGATTTTGGAATCGTTTGGCGGTCAGGACTTCGGGCGCGGCTTAGCCACCCGCAACGGACTGGATCACCAGCACTTCCTGGCCCGGTTGTACCTCGGTGTCCAGGCCCTGCAGGCGCCGGACTTCGTCGCCGTTCACATAGATGTTGACGAATTTGCGCAGGGCCCCGGTCTCGTCGCGGAGCCGCCGGCCCAGCACGGCATAGTCCGCGGCCACCGCGTCAAGCAGGTGTGCCACCGTCACCGGCCCGTCGGCCCGGGTGGACAGGACGGCCTGCCCGCCGGCCAGCGGCTGCAGGACACCGGGAAGCAGCAGCGAGATCTCAGGCACCGGCCACCACTGCCGCCCGGACGCAGAGGACGTCCGGCAGGTGCGATGCCACTTCACTGAAAGTCTCCCCTTCGTCCGCACTCGTGTAGACGGTCCCGCCCCGGGTGCCGAAGTAGACGCCGGCGGGTTCGGCCGTGTCCACCGAGGCGGCGTCCCTGAGCACGCTGTTGTATTCGTGCCCGGGGAGTCCGGTGCTGAGCCGCTTCCAGCTGTTCCCGGCGTCGTCCGTGCGGTGGACGGCGAGCTTTCCGTCGGGAGGAATGCGTTCGCCGTCGGCCTTCAGCGGAACAACCCAGGCGGTGCCGTCCCGGCGCGGATGCGTCAGCATCACGAAGCCGAAGTCCGCGGGCAGGCCCTCTGCGATGGAGTTCCAGCTGTCGGCATTGTCGTCTGTCCGGTAGACCCCGTGGTGGTTCTGTGCGTAGAGGCGTCCTGCCACCGCGGCATCGGCAGCGATCTTGTGAACGCACTGGCCGAACTCCGGGTTGGGGTCCGGCATGAAATAGGCCGAGATGCCCTTGTTACGCGCCTCCCAGGACCTGCCGCCGTCGAGCGAGCGGTACACGCCGCCGGTGCTCATGGCGACGTGCACGGTTTCACCGGCAGGGTCCACCACGATCGAATGTGCCGCCGCACCGCCATAGCCTGCTCCCCACTCACTGCGGTGCGGGTGGTCCCACAGGCCCCGGTTCAACTCGAAGTGCTCGCCGCCGTCAGTCGATTTCCACACGGAGATGGGCTCCGCTCCCGCCCACACCACCCCGGGACGGGACTCTGCGTCCGGGTAGATCTGCCACACACGGTCCAGGGCGGCGCCGGTGTCCTCGGGAAACGTGATGGCACCATGTTCCGGCTCGGACCACGTGGCGCCCAGGTCATCGGAGTGTGCAACCGTGGGCCCCCAGTGCGGGCTGCGGACGCCCACCAGGATGCGGGTGCGGCCCTCCCTGGTATCGATTCCGATGCTGGGGATTTCAGCCATGAGGAAATGCGGGCCGGTGAAGGACCACTCCCGCCTGTCCGGGCTGGTGGCGAGCCACAGCCCTTTCTTGGTGCCGATTGCCAGGAGGAATGATTCTGCCGCCGTTGCCATGCGGACCATGCAACCACCGCAGTGGCCAAGGCGCAACGGGTACAGGCCCCCTTCAGCTCCCGAACTGCCGGCGGTCGGGGGTCAGTCCACGAATTCCGACTGGGTCTCGATGAAGTCCCAGTCCGCGGCGGTCAGTACAGCAGCGGGGTTGCCGGGGTGCGGACCGCCCGCCTCCGCGATCCCCTGGAGCACCGGAAGCGGAAGTTCCTCTGAATGAAGGTTTTGGCGCAGCCACTCCTTGCTGGCGAGGTCCAGGTCCAGCCACCACATGAAGATTTCCACGATTCCCCTCCTTGCTTCACTTAAAACGTTAGGCGCGGCCCACGCAGCGGACAAGGTCCCGGCGCGGAAGCAGGTGGCCCAGGCCGGCTTTAGGGTACTGGCAGGTAACTTGGCCGGCCTGCGCCGGTGAAAGACAAGTACCCCCTACTGGCGACTGCCCCGGGAGGCGCCCCTAGCCTGAAATCTCAAAGCAAGCTGACCGTGCTGCTGGGGCATACGGCGCCACCGCTGGCCGTCCCCCGCCATGGTCCGTTTCACGCACATATGGGGAGAAGACATGAAACGCACCTTAGCCACACTGGGGGTGGTTGGGCTCGGCCTGATCAGCCTCACAGCGCCTGCCATGGCCGCGGGAGAGAAAGTCACCGTTTGCCACAGCGACGGCAGCACCTGGGCACCTTTGGAATTCAGCATCAATGGGCTTGGCGGCCATGACCAGCATCCGCTGGACATCATTCCGCCGACGTCCAAATCGCCGGGCAAGAACTGGACCAGCGCCGGAAAGGCACTCTACGTCGCCAAGTGCGCCCCGCTGCCGCCCGGCGAGGTGCTCGATCCCGTGGATCCGCCGGTCGTCGTCGATCCTCCCGTGGTCACACCGCCCGTCGTTACCCCGCCCCCCGTCGTCGACCCTCCCGTGGTCACGCCGCCAACTGAGCAACCGCCAGCGGTGACACCCCCGGCCAACGAAACGCCCGTCGTCGTGGACCAGCCCGTGGAACAACCCGCGGTGCAGCCTCCGGCGGATACGCCTGTTGCGGAAACTCCTGCGGTGGTGCCACCGGCCGCAGTGGCACCGGCAGCTGTACCCGCCCAGGCAACGCCTGCCCAGCAGGCCGCCGCCGCTCCCAAGGCAGCCCCCGCCGCAGCGGCCGCCAGTGTGGGAACCAACCAGGGCTACAACGCCCAGACGGCTGTGGGCGCCGCTGACGGCGCGCCCGGCTGGCTTGCAGGTGTGGGAGCGCTGGCTGCCGCAGGAGCAGCAGTGGCAGTACGCCGCCGGCCACGCCCGCTGCACACCGCCGGCTAGCCCGCCATCCGCCACTTCCCGTGGCTTCCCGACAAGGAAGGCGTCCTGCCAGTGCCCGGCAGGGCGCCTTCCTTCCTTTCCACCGACCACCCGTGAGGAAATGCCATGCCACAGGACCGACGCCGGCACGCAGCGCCCGGGGGACGCATCGCCACCTGGCAGCGGTGGAGCAGGGGCGATCTGGCCATCCTTTGCTGCGGCGTCCTTACCTTCCTGTCGTTTACGGCGGGCGCACCCCTCTTCCACGAGGCACCCACGCTGACGGTCCCCGGCATCTCCACTTCGACTCCCGGCGTCCGCGCCGCCGCGGCGCCTGCCGGGGCAGCGGCCCCGATGGCGGAGACCGGCATGCCACAGCCGGCAGGGGCGGCCGCCCAGGCTCCGGCCCGTCCGGCGGCGGCAACACCTGCCCTTCCCCCGGCTGCCCAGCCAATCCATATCCGTTACCCGGCCGCCGCATTTGACGTAGCCGTCCAACCCCTGGACCTGGACGGAGAAGCCCAGGCCAGCCGAACCATAGAACCCCCTGCCACCAAGGACGGGTACTGGCTCACGGCCTTCGGCACTCCTGGGAAGGGCTCCGGCAACACCACCTACGTCATCGGCCACAGCTGGGAGGGCGCGGACGCCCCGTTCAACCACCTCAGTTCCGCCGCGGCCATTGGCGACCTGCTTGATGTCCAGACTCCGGCCGGAACCATCAGCTACCGCGTGGACAGCGTCACGACCTACCTGAAGTCCGGCCTCAAGGACAGCCCTGTCTGGGAGATGGTGCCCAACCGGTTGGTCCTCATCAGCTGCTACACGGAAGACCCGTGGGGCAGGAACGTGGTTGTCACCGCCTACCCCGCAGTTCCCTAGCTCCGGGCCCGGCGCTCCGGGACGTGCCCGGGCCTAACGTACCTGTTCAGGCGGCCTTGGGCGGGCGGACAATGGGCAGCATGACGTGGGAACATTTCGACGGGGCCCCGCTGCTGGTGGGGATCATGCCCAAGCAGCACCCGGAGGTCATCCAGACCGCGGCCACCCTGGCTGCCCGGCTGGGCGCCCCCTTGGTCTGCGCGTACGTGGACGAAGCCAGCTACCTCGTGGAGTGGGATCCGGCCCGCTCCGCCCACCGCCTTTCCCGGCACCCGGACGCTGATGACGACATGCTGGAACTCGCAACGGAGCTCAAAGCACAGGTCCAGGCCACCGTGGACAAGCTGCCCGGTGGCAGCCCCCCTGACTGGTCCTTCCGCACCCTTACGGGCGACGCAGCCCGTGCGCTGGGACAGCTGGCCGCGGAAGTGGATGCCCCCATGATCATCGTGGGAACCTCGGAACGTGGATTGTCCCATCGCCTTTCCGAGGCTTTGGGTGGGTCCGTTGGGGCGTGGCTCAGCCACCATCAAAGCCGGCCGGTGCTGGTGGTTCCCTACCGGATGCCCGCCCATGAGGACCGGCCATGACCGGCGCATCCAGGGCAAAATGCCTCCGTTCCGGGCGTGATTAAAGTAAAGCGAAAGTAGTTATTCGCGGTGCTGGCGCAGTCCCGTACCAGCCAGTAAGCTGATTCAAGCAAGGCCGATCCACCCAGGTGGAAGCCGGAATTGCCCAAGAGCTGCTCCGGAGTGCGTATCCCCCAATAACGCACTCCGGAGCTTTTTTGTGCCCTGACGGACCGGGCCTTCCGCGCGCCGCGGCACTTCTGCAGATACCCCCAGGGGGTACTTGCATTGATACCCCCAAGGGGTATATGTTGGCTCCATGAACGCTACCGAAGAAGCCCCTGCGGCCGCCGAACAGCCGGCTGGGGAGGATGGCACTGCCCCACAGCACGGGTACACGGGAAACAAGGACGCCTACCTGCGCCGCCTGAAGCGCATTGAGGGCCAGGTGCGGGGCATTGCCCGGATGGTGGATGAGGACAAGTACTGCATCGACATCCTGACCCAGGTTGCCGCCGTCACCAAGGCCCTGCACGCCGTCAGCCTGGGGCTGGTCGAGGAACACATCGGCCACTGCGTGGTGGGGGCGGCCTCCGAGCCGGACCCCGACGCACGCGCAGAAGCCATCGATGCCAAGGTAAAGGAAGCTGCCGACGCCATCGGTCGGCTGCTTCGCTGACACACCCCCACACCAACCCGGCCACCGCCGGCACCACATGAAGGAGCAAGCCATGAGCACCACCTCACCCACCACCACAACCATCAGCGTCTCGGGCATGACCTGCGGACACTGCGTGTCGGCAGTCAGCGAAGAACTCGAAGCCATCGACGGCGTTGAAGCAGTGGCCGTGGACCTGAACGCCGGCGGCATCTCCACCGTGACCATCACTTCAGGCAAGGAACTCTCCCCCGCGGAAATCGGCGAAGCCGTAGCCGAAGCCGGCTACCTGGTGGTTGCCAACGAAGCCTAGAAACCCTTCCCCCACCGGAAAGCTGACAATGAGCCACCAGGAACTGCTCCACCCGCCGGGCACCCGCGTCGTCGAACTCGACATCGAAGGGATGACCTGCGCGTCCTGCGTCAACCGCGTGGAAAAGAAGCTCGGCAAGCTCGACGGAGTGGCTGCAACGGTCAACCTGCCACTCGAGTCGGCCTACGTCACGGTCCCGGACGGCGTCACCGACGAGCAGCTGGTGGATACGGTCAACGCGGCCGGCTACAAGGCCCGGGTACGCCAGCAGCGCCCCGCAGGCCCGGACGCCGGCACCGCAGCTGAGCCCGCTGCAATTCCCGCGTCCCTGCTCCGCCCGCGCCTCATCCTGGCCGCAGTCCTGACCGTCCCGGTGTTCCTGGTCAGCATGGTCCCGGCGTTCCAGTTCGCCAACTGGGGCTGGGTGGCGGCGGTGCTGGCGCTGCCGGTGGTCACGTGGGCCGCGTGGCCCTTCCACCGCGCGGCCGCCGTCAACGCGCGGCACTTCGCCTCCACCATGGACACCCTGGTGTCCCTCGGGGTGGCCTCAGCGTACCTGTTCTCGGCCTGGCAACTGCTGGCGGATCCGCGCATGACTGAGCACCCTGGCATGGAGGGCATGTCCGGCGGCCTGTACTTCGAGGTGGCGGCCGTTGTCACCACCTTCCTGCTCCTGGGCCGGTACCTGGAGGCCAATGCCAAGCAGAAGGCCGGTGACGCCCTCCAGGCACTGCTGAACCTGGGTGCCAAGGATGCCACGGTCCTGCGCAACGGCAAGGAAGAGAGGATCCCCGCCGACCTGCTGCAGGTGGGCGACGTCCTGGTGGTCCGCCCGGGAGAGAAGATCGCCACGGACGGCGTGGTGGTGGACGGCGCCTCGGCCGTTGACGCCTCGCTGGTGACGGGTGAATCAGTCCCCGTGGAGGTGGGGCCGGACAGCCGTGTCACCGGCGCCACCATCAACACGTCCGGCCGCCTGCTGGTCCGGGCTACCCGGGTTGGTTCCGAAACCACCCTTGCCCAGATGGCGCGGCTGGTGTCGCAGGCCCAGACCGGGAAGGCGCCCATCGCGCGGCTCGCGGACCGGATCAGTGCGGTCTTCGTGCCGGTGGTCCTGGCACTGGCGGTCGTGACGTTCGTGCTCTGGCTCCTCCTCGCCGGCCCGGCCGCTGATGGCGACCACCTTCGGCAGGCCTTTACGGCCGCCGTCGCCGTACTAGTCATTGCCTGCCCCTGCGCACTGGGCCTGGCCACGCCGGTAGGCCTGCTGACGGGCACCGGCCGCGGCGCGCAGCTGGGCATCCTGATCAAGGGCCCGCAGGTCCTGGAGGACACGCGCACCGTGGACACCATCCTGCTGGACAAGACAGGCACGGTCACCACCGGCGTCCTGGCCGTGGACGCCACGGCAGCCTTCACCGGTTTCCAGGACCGGGACGTCCTCCGGCTTGCCGGAGCCGTCGAGGCAGCCTCCGAGCACCCGGTGGCCCGTGCCATCGCTGCCGCAGCTGCCGCGGTCCCGTCCACGGGCGCCACGGACGACGCCGGCGCGTTGCCATCCGTGCAGGGTTTCAGTTCCGCGCCGGGCGGCGGAGTGTCGGGAACCGTTGAGGGCAGGGCCGTGATGGCCGGGCGGCGCGGCTGGCTGGAGCAGAACGGGATCATTCTGGACGCCGCCCAGCAGGCCACGCTCGCATCGGCAGAAGAGGGCGGCGCAACGGCCATCTGCGTCGCCGTGGACGGGAAAGCCGCCGGAATCATCAGCCTCAGGGACACCGTCAAGGCGGGGTCCGCGGCCGCCGTCGCCCGGCTGAAGGCACTGGGCCTGCGGCCCATCCTGCTGACCGGTGACAACGCCGCCGTGGCCGCCCGGGTGGCTGCCGCCGTCGGCATCGCTCCGGACGATGTCTACGCCGGCGTCCTGCCCGAAGGAAAGGTCGAGGCAGTACGGAAGCTCCAGGCCGGCGGTGCCACGGTGGCCATGGCCGGCGACGGCGTCAATGACGCTGCGGCGCTGGCGCAGGCCGACTTGGGAATTGCGATGGGGTCGGGCACGGATGTGGCCATCGAAGCCGCGGACCTGACGGTGATGGGCAACGACCTCGCCCAGGTGGCGCAGGCCATTGAGCTGTCCCGGAAGACCCTGGGCACCATCAAGACCAACCTGTTCTGGGCGTTCTTCTACAACGCGGTGGGTATCCCGGTGGCCGCCCTGGGGCTGCTCAATCCGATGATCGCCGGCGCCGCCATGGCCGCCAGCTCGGTCCTGGTGGTGACCAACTCGCTGCGGCTGCGGAGCTTCGGCAAGTAGCCGCAGTCCCGGCGGGTGCGGGCGGGGGCTCAGGCCGCGCCGTACCGCACCGCGGCACGCGCCTTGGCCTTGGCCGCCTCCGCCTCCCTGTCCTTGGGCGGGGCCTGCGTCACCAGCGCATCCAGCAGATGCTGCGTGATGTGCGCGATCTCATGCACGGCGTCGTCAAAGGCCTCCTGGTTGGCCTTTGA is a window from the Arthrobacter sp. NicSoilC5 genome containing:
- a CDS encoding branched-chain amino acid ABC transporter permease, which encodes MGTFIQLVVDGLATGSIYAALALAIVLVNQATGLINFAQGGMAVLSAYIAYVFVQLGLPLILAVIIAIVLSFLFGALVERFLIRRFERGDPDTAVVVTIGLLTLVTGICAVLWGYNNLGFPSLFPLTSVEILGAVVSVRSLATAVTIVVIMVVLQLLFLRTKLGLALRAVADNPASAAFSGLPVGRLLMVGWGLAATLGAIAGVLVAPQLTLTPGMLDTALVYALAAVILGGLTSPIGCVVAASAIGVLENLVAVYVPLIGHDLKIAVPFALIFVILIVRPQGLFGRKVVVRV
- a CDS encoding ABC transporter ATP-binding protein, which translates into the protein MTLLELTDVTASYGPVQVLDGVSLSVPDGGSVGILGANGAGKTTTLRAISGNVRTGGRIRFDGRDIRGLRPDQVAALGIAHVPEGRGTLGQLSVRENLMVGSYLRKDRKAIAGDIDYCLDLFPQLQDRVGSRAAALSGGEQQMLAVGRAFMAKPKLLLLDEASLGLAPSTAKTVYQAIRRLRLESGIAMLVVEQNANLAFSLVDTATVLETGRNVLTGTSAELKGMDEIRRAYLGG
- a CDS encoding ABC transporter ATP-binding protein; translation: MAASLSLKDVSLHFGGVKVLQDVSFDVEPGVIFGLVGPNGAGKTSLFNCISGHYRPSSGSISIDGTEVSGSAPSRMARLGLARTFQHPALQLNATVLQNVLLGGHTRLPGGPVSWALRMPYTVRAERAVRSEALELLAKAGLGWAADVPADELSHGLHKGIELWRALLSRPALLLLDEPAAGLSHGEVEQLIATVKRLRAEQDVTIIIVEHHMGLISALTDQVVVLDHGRKLMSGTAAEAQSDPRVIEAYIGKDAADDAA
- a CDS encoding MoaD/ThiS family protein, which gives rise to MPEISLLLPGVLQPLAGGQAVLSTRADGPVTVAHLLDAVAADYAVLGRRLRDETGALRKFVNIYVNGDEVRRLQGLDTEVQPGQEVLVIQSVAGG
- a CDS encoding exo-alpha-sialidase produces the protein MVRMATAAESFLLAIGTKKGLWLATSPDRREWSFTGPHFLMAEIPSIGIDTREGRTRILVGVRSPHWGPTVAHSDDLGATWSEPEHGAITFPEDTGAALDRVWQIYPDAESRPGVVWAGAEPISVWKSTDGGEHFELNRGLWDHPHRSEWGAGYGGAAAHSIVVDPAGETVHVAMSTGGVYRSLDGGRSWEARNKGISAYFMPDPNPEFGQCVHKIAADAAVAGRLYAQNHHGVYRTDDNADSWNSIAEGLPADFGFVMLTHPRRDGTAWVVPLKADGERIPPDGKLAVHRTDDAGNSWKRLSTGLPGHEYNSVLRDAASVDTAEPAGVYFGTRGGTVYTSADEGETFSEVASHLPDVLCVRAAVVAGA
- a CDS encoding class F sortase — encoded protein: MPQDRRRHAAPGGRIATWQRWSRGDLAILCCGVLTFLSFTAGAPLFHEAPTLTVPGISTSTPGVRAAAAPAGAAAPMAETGMPQPAGAAAQAPARPAAATPALPPAAQPIHIRYPAAAFDVAVQPLDLDGEAQASRTIEPPATKDGYWLTAFGTPGKGSGNTTYVIGHSWEGADAPFNHLSSAAAIGDLLDVQTPAGTISYRVDSVTTYLKSGLKDSPVWEMVPNRLVLISCYTEDPWGRNVVVTAYPAVP
- a CDS encoding universal stress protein is translated as MTWEHFDGAPLLVGIMPKQHPEVIQTAATLAARLGAPLVCAYVDEASYLVEWDPARSAHRLSRHPDADDDMLELATELKAQVQATVDKLPGGSPPDWSFRTLTGDAARALGQLAAEVDAPMIIVGTSERGLSHRLSEALGGSVGAWLSHHQSRPVLVVPYRMPAHEDRP
- a CDS encoding metal-sensitive transcriptional regulator yields the protein MNATEEAPAAAEQPAGEDGTAPQHGYTGNKDAYLRRLKRIEGQVRGIARMVDEDKYCIDILTQVAAVTKALHAVSLGLVEEHIGHCVVGAASEPDPDARAEAIDAKVKEAADAIGRLLR
- a CDS encoding cation transporter — translated: MSTTSPTTTTISVSGMTCGHCVSAVSEELEAIDGVEAVAVDLNAGGISTVTITSGKELSPAEIGEAVAEAGYLVVANEA
- a CDS encoding heavy metal translocating P-type ATPase gives rise to the protein MSHQELLHPPGTRVVELDIEGMTCASCVNRVEKKLGKLDGVAATVNLPLESAYVTVPDGVTDEQLVDTVNAAGYKARVRQQRPAGPDAGTAAEPAAIPASLLRPRLILAAVLTVPVFLVSMVPAFQFANWGWVAAVLALPVVTWAAWPFHRAAAVNARHFASTMDTLVSLGVASAYLFSAWQLLADPRMTEHPGMEGMSGGLYFEVAAVVTTFLLLGRYLEANAKQKAGDALQALLNLGAKDATVLRNGKEERIPADLLQVGDVLVVRPGEKIATDGVVVDGASAVDASLVTGESVPVEVGPDSRVTGATINTSGRLLVRATRVGSETTLAQMARLVSQAQTGKAPIARLADRISAVFVPVVLALAVVTFVLWLLLAGPAADGDHLRQAFTAAVAVLVIACPCALGLATPVGLLTGTGRGAQLGILIKGPQVLEDTRTVDTILLDKTGTVTTGVLAVDATAAFTGFQDRDVLRLAGAVEAASEHPVARAIAAAAAAVPSTGATDDAGALPSVQGFSSAPGGGVSGTVEGRAVMAGRRGWLEQNGIILDAAQQATLASAEEGGATAICVAVDGKAAGIISLRDTVKAGSAAAVARLKALGLRPILLTGDNAAVAARVAAAVGIAPDDVYAGVLPEGKVEAVRKLQAGGATVAMAGDGVNDAAALAQADLGIAMGSGTDVAIEAADLTVMGNDLAQVAQAIELSRKTLGTIKTNLFWAFFYNAVGIPVAALGLLNPMIAGAAMAASSVLVVTNSLRLRSFGK
- a CDS encoding DUF2277 domain-containing protein, coding for MCRNIRTLHNFEPHATSEEVHAAALQYVRKISGSTKPSKANQEAFDDAVHEIAHITQHLLDALVTQAPPKDREAEAAKAKARAAVRYGAA